The window TTTGCTTTTTTCGACTGTCCACGAACCATCACTCGGATGACGGTTCCGGGGTCCGCGTACTCCACCGGGATATACCCCAACCCGATGGGCTCGTTCAGTGTCGGGCTCATCGTTCCGCTCGTGACCGTTCCGATGATTGCGTCGTCGGTGTTGGTGATATCGTAGCCGTGGCGGGGAACGCCTCGGTCGATGAGTCGGAAGCCGACGAACGTCTCTTCGACGCCCTCTTCTTTCGCTCGTTCGAGTGCATCGCGTCCCACGAACTCCGTATCGAGTTTCACCGTGAAACCTACTTTGGCCTCGTACGGATTTCGCGGGTCGTTTTCGTGATCGAAATCCTGTCCGGAGAGCAGGAATCCCATCTCGGTACGAAGCGTGTCTCGTGACCCCAGGCCACACGGCTGGCAGTCGAACGCGTCCCAGACGGTTTCTGCCTCGTCCCACGGGCAGATGAGTTCGAAGCCGTCTTCTCCCGTATAACCGGTCCGCGCGACCCAACACCGTACACCTGCGACAGTCGCGTACGTCGCCTCGAACTTCGAGAGGTCGATGACGGACTCGTCCGTTACCTCGTCCACCGCCTCCGGGGCATCCGGTCCTTGGACGGCGTACATCGCGTAATCGTCCGTAGCGTTCCGAATTTCCGCGTCGAGGTCCCACTCGTTTCGGAATCGCTTCCACCGGTCGTGCATCTGTTCGTCGTGGCCCGCGTTCGGGATGAACAGATAGTCGGACTCGTCGTCTTCGGGAAGTCGGTAGAGGACCGTATCGTCGATGATGTGGCCCTGCTCGTCGGTAATCATCGCGTACTGGGAGTCTCCCGGCGACAATTGTGTCACGTCGTTCGTCGTCAGTTGCTGCATGAGCTGTTCGGCATCCGGGCCGCTAACTTCTATCTCGCCCATATGGGAGACGTCGAAGATGCCGACGGAATCGCGAACGCTCTGGTGCTCTTCTTTTATCGAATCGAACTCGACAGGCATGTCCCACCCGCCGAACTCGGTAAACGTCGCGCCCCGCTCATCGTGTCGATCGCGCAACGGCGGTTTTCGAAGGGGCATACCCGAACCGTCGGAGCGAGGAAAGTAATGTTTTGGTTTCTCTGCCGCACCGTGCCGGTTCTCGAGTTCGAACAGACTATGCCGGTTCGATGACGATCTGACCGTCGCGCTTCTTGAAAACGAGTCGGTCCCCTTCCTCGACTTCTACACCCGCATCTTCGAACTCCTCACGAACGGCCTTGATAAGGCTAATACGCCATCGCTGGGTTACGGTCGTCGTCCCGAGAATTTGTTCGGAAGACATCTACTCCTCCATTGGTATCGGTACTGTTATGGATTTGTAGCTATTTCGGCACAATAGTCACAAATGACTATTTCGACGGAGGAGTTCGTAGAACGGTTGCATGCAGGTGGTAGCGAGCGGATCCTCGTTCGCGGCCGAACACCACCCCGTGAAGCGATGGATGACGTTGCAACCTTCGATACAGGTGTCGCCGCGGCGTTCGGAGGCGACCATTGGCAAGTACCACTGCACGTCACCGTACCGACGACGGATGGACAAACTGGGAGGCGCTTCTGCACAGCCCGATTCGCGAACGCCATAGAAGGAACCGAGCAGTTGCTCACCGAACACGCGCCCGACAGCGTGTGGCTGTTACGACACGCACTGCTCATCGACTGCCTCAGCCCGGTTACCGTTGGCATATTGGAATCTAGGTTAGCGCGAGTTTCGACGGCCGTCGATGCGACGTTCGTAACGTGGACGGGTGCCTCGACACCCGTGAGTGACGGTCTCTACGACTCCGTCGTCGAACCCTGACCGCGCGCGAGCAGGTCGGTCGCTTCGATCACGACGTCCGTGCTCTCACACGATGGGCATTGAACGCCGAACGACCAGTCGAGGGGTTCGATGTCGCCCGTGACGTGAGCGGCGATGTCGAGAAGCAAAACGAACGAATCGGTGTGTCCACAGTTTCGGCAGGTCATGGGTGTTCAGGCCGACTGTTGTATTCCGTTGTCGGCCGATGCGAACTGGTTCCGTTTCGGTATTTCAACGTTCGGTTTGCTTCTCGAAGGGAAGCCCGTTCGGTTTAGTCGTTGCTGAGAGAAAGGCCGTATTCGTCCACGCGTGCGCGCCAAAACTCTTTGTAACCTTCTTTTTCGGGATTCTGCCGAACCGTGCTCTCGCCACCATCGACGCGGTCGAGTTTGAGGTCTACTTCTTCCAACAGTCGTTCGCCGACATCGTCGCTGACGACGCCGGAACGCATCGCGTCCATGATGGCGCTTTTCTCCTCTTTCAGGACGCGACGCTCCCCGACGAGCAGTTCCTCCCGACGCAAGTCGGGATTATCACTGAGCAGCCGAGATATCGTGGCGTTCAAATCGTCCTTTTCCTGTTCGTACTCGCCGCGGAAGTCCTCGTACACGTCGGCGGGGAGTTCGCCTTTGTTGTGCAACCGTTCAGCGGCATTGAGTGCGGAGTCCACCGCTCGCGCGCGTCCGAGAAGAAGTTCGTACAGTTCTTCGACCTCGCTCCGGGTGACGACTCCGAGTCTGTCGAGGAGTCGCCCCATCGTCAGTCCCTGCACGACGAGGCTGAACGCGGCGACACCGAACACCATCGCGCGCAGTTGCGTGTCGCGGGGGAAATCGGGCGGGAGGCCGAGCACGAGCGCGATCGGAATCGAGGCGTGCAGTCCACCCCAGATCATCACGTGTTGATACGAAAACGGCACCGTCCGACTGCTGTATCTGTTGACGAGCCCCGTGATCGGATAGACGACGATCGCGCGAACCGCCAACGTCAGCACGATGGCGATACCGATTATCTGCCAGTTGTCGAGCATCTGCGCGATGGGTGTTTTCGCGCCGATGAGCACGAAAATGAGCGTGTTGACGAGGAAGGCCGCGGTTTCCCACGTGTTGAAGATGGAGATTTTCGTC of the Haladaptatus caseinilyticus genome contains:
- the gcvT gene encoding glycine cleavage system aminomethyltransferase GcvT, producing the protein MPLRKPPLRDRHDERGATFTEFGGWDMPVEFDSIKEEHQSVRDSVGIFDVSHMGEIEVSGPDAEQLMQQLTTNDVTQLSPGDSQYAMITDEQGHIIDDTVLYRLPEDDESDYLFIPNAGHDEQMHDRWKRFRNEWDLDAEIRNATDDYAMYAVQGPDAPEAVDEVTDESVIDLSKFEATYATVAGVRCWVARTGYTGEDGFELICPWDEAETVWDAFDCQPCGLGSRDTLRTEMGFLLSGQDFDHENDPRNPYEAKVGFTVKLDTEFVGRDALERAKEEGVEETFVGFRLIDRGVPRHGYDITNTDDAIIGTVTSGTMSPTLNEPIGLGYIPVEYADPGTVIRVMVRGQSKKAKIESTPFLKDKQ
- a CDS encoding Na+/H+ antiporter translates to MAASSGIEAGLIDLLAVFIIAGGVGVFVAKVGRFPYTIALLLAGLGVSILGINIDITLSHDLILLVLLPPLLFEGAATTDLERFRENIVPVLALAVPGLIVSVLLLGWVGSYAFGYPLLLSLLFAAMVLPTDPVSVLALFEELGAPERLAVLVEGESLLNDGVGVVVFSTLFLLVQDSVENNTELSELISPSVIADAGIEIVVSSLGGLLVGLAAGYLIYRIMVNLDEHMTEIVLTLILAYGSFLLAEHYLHVSGVIATVAAGLFIGNRGAEYAMSPQTKISIFNTWETAAFLVNTLIFVLIGAKTPIAQMLDNWQIIGIAIVLTLAVRAIVVYPITGLVNRYSSRTVPFSYQHVMIWGGLHASIPIALVLGLPPDFPRDTQLRAMVFGVAAFSLVVQGLTMGRLLDRLGVVTRSEVEELYELLLGRARAVDSALNAAERLHNKGELPADVYEDFRGEYEQEKDDLNATISRLLSDNPDLRREELLVGERRVLKEEKSAIMDAMRSGVVSDDVGERLLEEVDLKLDRVDGGESTVRQNPEKEGYKEFWRARVDEYGLSLSND